One region of Vitis vinifera cultivar Pinot Noir 40024 chromosome 1, ASM3070453v1 genomic DNA includes:
- the LOC100267935 gene encoding pentatricopeptide repeat-containing protein At5g66520, which translates to MPVTPSRLLKPINLPVSSLIRSFNSWSSPSASIRNASSSSSPYKVLQVYSQLHRQSRPFDSFSILFTIKSCAHLRNLPLFGHLHAHLLKLGFNSHVYVATCLLHTYSLASLHDACVLFDEMPHKNTVTWNTMITAYSKSGDVKKARLVFEQMPLRDLASWSAMVAGYMYGGEWHSGLALFREMVVNEGLRPDKVTLGSVLSGCARMGSLGLLVGRSIHGFTAKNGWELSVDLGTVLVDMYAKCGFLKSAFRVFDLMQEKNVASWTALICGSAQHGYGKEALSMFELMQDMGVKPNEMTFTGILSACAQAGLVEEGRKYFNKIEEYGLEPRIQHFGCMVDLFGKAGLLEEAYEIINSMKLEPNVVLWSSFLSSCKVHKQFELAERVTEQVLRTVKPENDGGVYTLISNLFVLNDKWDDAERVRKLMVNQKVRKARGSSFIRSGSV; encoded by the coding sequence ATGCCCGTAACTCCCTCACGCCTTCTGAAACCCATAAACCTTCCAGTTTCTTCGCTAATCAGAAGCTTTAATTCATGGTCTTCACCTTCAGCCTCCATAAGAAacgcttcttcttcttcttctccttacaaAGTCTTACAAGTGTACTCTCAGCTCCACCGCCAATCTCGACCTTTTGACAGCTTCTCCATACTCTTCACCATCAAGTCCTGCGCCCATTTGCGGAACCTCCCACTCTTTGGACACCTCCACGCCCATCTTCTCAAACTGGGCTTCAATTCCCATGTCTACGTCGCCACTTGTCTTCTCCATACGTATTCTCTCGCTTCGTTGCATGACGCCTGTGTCCTGTTCGATGAAATGCCTCATAAAAACACCGTTACCTGGAACACCATGATCACGGCCTATTCGAAATCTGGGGACGTTAAGAAGGCGCGTCTCGTGTTTGAGCAAATGCCCTTGAGGGACCTCGCTTCGTGGTCTGCCATGGTCGCTGGGTACATGTATGGTGGCGAGTGGCATAGTGGGTTGGCGCTTTTTCGAGAGATGGTGGTGAATGAGGGGCTGAGACCTGATAAAGTGACACTGGGGTCGGTTTTATCGGGCTGCGCCCGGATGGGTTCGCTTGGGTTGTTGGTGGGGAGGTCAATTCATGGTTTCACGGCGAAGAATGGGTGGGAGTTGAGTGTGGACCTTGGTACGGTTTTGGTGGACATGTACGCCAAGTGTGGATTTCTTAAGAGTGCTTTCCGGGTTTTTGATTTGATGCAGGAAAAGAATGTGGCGTCTTGGACTGCATTGATTTGTGGTTCTGCTCAACATGGATATGGGAAAGAAGCCTTGTCCATGTTTGAGCTGATGCAAGATATGGGCGTGAAACCCAATGAGATGACTTTCACCGGGATTCTCAGTGCTTGTGCACAAGCAGGATTAGTTGAGGAAGGCCGCAAGTATTTCAACAAGATTGAGGAGTATGGGTTGGAGCCAAGAATTCAACATTTTGGCTGCATGGTTGATTTGTTTGGTAAGGCAGGGCTTTTAGAGGAAGCTtatgaaattattaattcaatgAAACTTGAGCCCAATGTTGTTTTGTGGAGCTCATTTTTGTCATCTTGTAAAGTGCACAAGCAGTTTGAGCTGGCAGAGAGAGTGACTGAGCAGGTTTTAAGGACAGTAAAGCCGGAGAACGATGGAGGGGTTTATAC